One Mugil cephalus isolate CIBA_MC_2020 chromosome 12, CIBA_Mcephalus_1.1, whole genome shotgun sequence DNA segment encodes these proteins:
- the LOC125017935 gene encoding uncharacterized protein C2orf80-like, with amino-acid sequence MEAKQLKREVEALIRNYIGQKLRENSFDPKGKGTSALLDDLAHYDLAISVALWWLQRERGLDVFDIDVIRLTCSSRSSRYPDRLEREAMILSSFANMIMDCLPLEEILALYRCKPAASYPNHLSKVSIVYPFTLSYHPFAMLGSYKAMHHSKKHNQTLNTWLTERTMVSEAPGRASSSSCSSPQSFLSDSSDHCQEKAEHYERSQESLQD; translated from the exons ATGGAGGCAAAGCAGCTGAAAAGAGAAGTGGAAGCTCTCAT CCGTAACTACATTGGTCAGAAGCTCAGAGAAAACTCCTTCGATCCCAAAGGGAAGGGCACATCCGCATTGTTGGACGACCTG GCTCACTACGATTTGGCCATTAGTGTTGCTCTCTGGTGGCTGCAGAGGGAAAGAGGACTGGACGTTTTTGACATAGACGTCAT AAGATTGACATGCAGCTCAAGAAGCTCCAGGTATCCTGATCGCTTAGAGCGGGAGGCCATGATCTTGTCATCCTTCGCTAACATGATTATG gaCTGCCTGCCTCTGGAGGAAATATTGGCTCTATACAGATGTAAACCTGCTGCTTCTTACCCCAACCACCTTTCCAAG GTCTCCATTGTCTACCCCTTCACTTTGTCCTACCATCCATTCGCAATGCTCGGGTCCTACAAGGCCATGCACCACTCCAAGAAGCATA ATCAGACGTTGAACACATGGCTGACTGAGAGGACAATGGTGAGTGAGGCGCCCGGACGAGCCTCGTCTTCCTCTTGCTCCTCGCCCCAGTCCTTTCTCAGT GACAGCAGTGATCATTGCCAGGAGAAAGCTGAGCACTACGAGCGTTCACAAGAGTCTCTGCAGGACTGA
- the sgo2 gene encoding uncharacterized protein sgo2 isoform X1 produces MMKMFPVRMMTPSKAAKQTSAAASKIKNKILNTSSFFKISLKNNNKALALALEAQRERSRQLEMEVVYLHQQMEALCFELATRKYKHRKLLLILKNLHSNTLHHLDMVTDLFSDSDSLKLSEHCKTLSGDISQDDHMAGSLTGQLATQQEISRSSCVIPKISTDLPDTNQGKENTDPEMRLAQAAQTPTSRPSSSLRDEVERRSVMFSQSGFDIKSILCVRNSQKCEKSTGDANSAAETEPPLGSNQEKTVLLNTTMDMTLSDAAEIFAVETKAKRTGRSSSQKDKKNEEVSAEQIDLSIVPSGSLFQPEELELETSKKQCDSNVITSCIPKLSKSQEKGNFRSCNNAKPPNTVSPDLDDCFLDPKIKLLKAGGVAAETEEMISKITSRRFWSKRRKKSLVSRKTFVTLPSHESESIQSSLEQVDTDIKEASEANKLPAEFGAQPESENPSTALKKRCRSTFVLSYVPESGSWDKRSVHEGETPTESESHLHTEARSSLKRPWVATQESRSDDVCHTALASEVQECKKARGEEMECSGKKKATLQEERELHLSDEKKKDSCSNREFRLERESYHHPDSPYISAEQLNDLDMPVSQPDFADIFEPLSDSNKSKSRTKQTRYPRETFYLCRQRTRDRSESISLNNTRMSNTSDVSGDILHQNLGDLLANKLPIWLSNDVSTVDTEVHSLLRTPNRETSGKGTMTEDSETVTTEASPAGRVLTTVTNMMTTPDCQRRGRTRRRDGVVSYKEPLLNSKMRRGDQFTDCMFLSSPVFKDSKKKKRLKKSDKTKLEQTVLMA; encoded by the exons ATGATGAAGATGTTCCCTGTGAGGATGATGACACCGTCCAAAGCTGCCAAGCAGACCTCAGCTGCAGCATCGAAAATCAAAAATAAGATTCTCA acacctcctccttcttcaagATATCCttgaagaacaacaacaaggccTTAGCTCTGGCCCTGGAGGCccagagggagagaagcaggCAACTGGAGATGGAGGTGGTGTACCTGCACCAACAGATGGAGGCTCTCTGCTTCGAGTTGGCCACTAGGAAATACAAGCACAGGAAACTA CTCCTCATCTTAAAAAACCTGCACAGTAATACTCTGCATCACCTGGACATGGTGACAGACCTCTTCTCTGACAGT GATTCCCTGAAACTGTCTGAGCACTGCAAGACTTTATCTGGTGACATCAGCCAGGACGATCACATGGCAGGAAG TCTCACAGGTCAGTTGGCAACCCAGCAAGAAATTTCACGGAGTTCGTGTGTCATTCCTAAGATATCAACAGATTTGCCTGATACAAACCAGGGCAAAG aaaacacagatcCTGAGATGAGACTTGCACAAGCTGCCCAGACACCAACATCCCGGCCATCCAGCAGCCTGAGGGACGAAGTGGAGAGGCGGTCTGTGATGTTCTCTCAGTCTGGCTTTGATATAAAGTCTATCCTGTGCGTCAGGAACAGTCAGAAGTGTGAAAAGTCTACAGGAGACGCTAACAGCGCTGCAGAAACAGAGCCACCGCTCGGCAGCAACCAAGAAAAGACTGTGCTTCTGAACACAACCATGGACATGACGCTGAGCGATGCTGCTGAGATATTTGCCGTGGAAACCAAAGCCAAGAGAACAGGGCGCTCCAGCAGtcagaaagacaagaagaacGAGGAAGTGAGTGCAGAGCAGATAGACTTGAGTATTGTACCGTCTGGTTCCTTGTTCCAGCCAGAAGAACTTGAACTTGAGACATCCAAAAAGCAGTGTGATAGTAACGTTATCACCTCTTGCATCCCCAAACTGAGCAAAAGTCAGGAAAAAGGCAACTTCAGATCCTGCAACAATGCCAAACCTCCTAACACTGTCTCACCAGATCTGGATGATTGTTTCCTTGATCCCAAAATAAAGCTGTTAAAGGCCGGTGGAGttgcagcagagacagaggaaatgatTTCTAAAATCACATCCAGGAGGTTTTGgtcaaaaagaaggaagaagtcTTTGGTCTCCAGAAAGACTTTTGTGACACTCCCCTCTCATGAAAGTGAGAGCATTCAGTCCAGCCTGGAGCAGGTTGATACTGACATTAAAGAAGCAAGTGAAGCAAACAAACTCCCTGCAGAGTTCGGTGCTCAGCCAGAGTCTGAAAACCCAAGCACTGCTCTCAAAAAACGATGCAGGAGCACGTTTGTCCTTTCCTATGTCCCAGAGAGCGGCTCATGGGACAAAAGATCCGTCCATGAAGGAGAGACGCCCACAGAAAGTGAATCACATTTGCACACGGAGGCCCGAAGCTCCTTGAAGCGTCCTTGGGTGGCCACTCAGGAATCCAGGAGCGACGACGTCTGCCACACTGCCTTGGCCTCTGAGGTCCAGGAATGTAAAAAGGCCcgaggagaagaaatggagtGTTCTGGCAAGAAGAAAGCCACGCTGCAGGAAGAGCGTGAACTCCATTTAagtgatgagaaaaagaaagacagctgTAGCAACAGAGAGTTTAGGTTAGAGAGAGAGTCATACCATCACCCTGACAGTCCTTACATCAGTGCAGAACAGTTAAATGATCTCGACATGCCAGTCTCACAGCCTGACTTCGCTGACATCTTTGAACCTCTGTCTGATTCCAACAAGTCAAAGtccaggacaaaacaaaccagataCCCTCGAGAGACGTTTTACCTCTGCAGACAGAGAACCAGAGACAGAAGCGAAAGCATCTCCCTGAACAACACCAGGATGTCCAACACGTCAGACGTCAGCGGAGACATTCTGCATCAAAATCTGGGAGACCTGCTGGCGAACAAGCTGCCGATATGGCTGTCTAACGACGTCAGCACTGTTGATACCGAGGTTCACTCCCTGCTCAGGACTCCCAATAGGGAGACATCGGGCAAGGGGACAATGACAGAGGATTCTGAGACTGTCACAACTGAAGCCTCTCCAG CAGGAAGAGTCTTAACAACGGTGACGAACATGATGACAACCCCAGACTGtcaaaggagaggaagaaccAGGAGACGTGATGGAGTCGTCAGCTACAAGGAGCCACTGCTGAACAG CAAAATGAGGCGTGGAGATCAGTTCACCGACTGCATGTTCCTCAGCTCGCCAGTTTTTAAAgacagcaagaagaagaagaggctaAAGAAAAGTGACAAGACAAAGCTGGAACAAACTGTTTTAATGGcatga
- the sgo2 gene encoding uncharacterized protein sgo2 isoform X2, translating into MMKMFPVRMMTPSKAAKQTSAAASKIKNKILNTSSFFKISLKNNNKALALALEAQRERSRQLEMEVVYLHQQMEALCFELATRKYKHRKLLLILKNLHSNTLHHLDMVTDLFSDSDSLKLSEHCKTLSGDISQDDHMAGSLTGQLATQQEISRSSCVIPKISTDLPDTNQGKENTDPEMRLAQAAQTPTSRPSSSLRDEVERRSVMFSQSGFDIKSILCVRNSQKCEKSTGDANSAAETEPPLGSNQEKTVLLNTTMDMTLSDAAEIFAVETKAKRTGRSSSQKDKKNEEVSAEQIDLSIVPSGSLFQPEELELETSKKQCDSNVITSCIPKLSKSQEKGNFRSCNNAKPPNTVSPDLDDCFLDPKIKLLKAGGVAAETEEMISKITSRRFWSKRRKKSLVSRKTFVTLPSHESESIQSSLEQVDTDIKEASEANKLPAEFGAQPESENPSTALKKRCRSTFVLSYVPESGSWDKRSVHEGETPTESESHLHTEARSSLKRPWVATQESRSDDVCHTALASEVQECKKARGEEMECSGKKKATLQEERELHLSDEKKKDSCSNREFRLERESYHHPDSPYISAEQLNDLDMPVSQPDFADIFEPLSDSNKSKSRTKQTRYPRETFYLCRQRTRDRSESISLNNTRMSNTSDVSGDILHQNLGDLLANKLPIWLSNDVSTVDTEVHSLLRTPNRETSGKGTMTEDSETVTTEASPGRVLTTVTNMMTTPDCQRRGRTRRRDGVVSYKEPLLNSKMRRGDQFTDCMFLSSPVFKDSKKKKRLKKSDKTKLEQTVLMA; encoded by the exons ATGATGAAGATGTTCCCTGTGAGGATGATGACACCGTCCAAAGCTGCCAAGCAGACCTCAGCTGCAGCATCGAAAATCAAAAATAAGATTCTCA acacctcctccttcttcaagATATCCttgaagaacaacaacaaggccTTAGCTCTGGCCCTGGAGGCccagagggagagaagcaggCAACTGGAGATGGAGGTGGTGTACCTGCACCAACAGATGGAGGCTCTCTGCTTCGAGTTGGCCACTAGGAAATACAAGCACAGGAAACTA CTCCTCATCTTAAAAAACCTGCACAGTAATACTCTGCATCACCTGGACATGGTGACAGACCTCTTCTCTGACAGT GATTCCCTGAAACTGTCTGAGCACTGCAAGACTTTATCTGGTGACATCAGCCAGGACGATCACATGGCAGGAAG TCTCACAGGTCAGTTGGCAACCCAGCAAGAAATTTCACGGAGTTCGTGTGTCATTCCTAAGATATCAACAGATTTGCCTGATACAAACCAGGGCAAAG aaaacacagatcCTGAGATGAGACTTGCACAAGCTGCCCAGACACCAACATCCCGGCCATCCAGCAGCCTGAGGGACGAAGTGGAGAGGCGGTCTGTGATGTTCTCTCAGTCTGGCTTTGATATAAAGTCTATCCTGTGCGTCAGGAACAGTCAGAAGTGTGAAAAGTCTACAGGAGACGCTAACAGCGCTGCAGAAACAGAGCCACCGCTCGGCAGCAACCAAGAAAAGACTGTGCTTCTGAACACAACCATGGACATGACGCTGAGCGATGCTGCTGAGATATTTGCCGTGGAAACCAAAGCCAAGAGAACAGGGCGCTCCAGCAGtcagaaagacaagaagaacGAGGAAGTGAGTGCAGAGCAGATAGACTTGAGTATTGTACCGTCTGGTTCCTTGTTCCAGCCAGAAGAACTTGAACTTGAGACATCCAAAAAGCAGTGTGATAGTAACGTTATCACCTCTTGCATCCCCAAACTGAGCAAAAGTCAGGAAAAAGGCAACTTCAGATCCTGCAACAATGCCAAACCTCCTAACACTGTCTCACCAGATCTGGATGATTGTTTCCTTGATCCCAAAATAAAGCTGTTAAAGGCCGGTGGAGttgcagcagagacagaggaaatgatTTCTAAAATCACATCCAGGAGGTTTTGgtcaaaaagaaggaagaagtcTTTGGTCTCCAGAAAGACTTTTGTGACACTCCCCTCTCATGAAAGTGAGAGCATTCAGTCCAGCCTGGAGCAGGTTGATACTGACATTAAAGAAGCAAGTGAAGCAAACAAACTCCCTGCAGAGTTCGGTGCTCAGCCAGAGTCTGAAAACCCAAGCACTGCTCTCAAAAAACGATGCAGGAGCACGTTTGTCCTTTCCTATGTCCCAGAGAGCGGCTCATGGGACAAAAGATCCGTCCATGAAGGAGAGACGCCCACAGAAAGTGAATCACATTTGCACACGGAGGCCCGAAGCTCCTTGAAGCGTCCTTGGGTGGCCACTCAGGAATCCAGGAGCGACGACGTCTGCCACACTGCCTTGGCCTCTGAGGTCCAGGAATGTAAAAAGGCCcgaggagaagaaatggagtGTTCTGGCAAGAAGAAAGCCACGCTGCAGGAAGAGCGTGAACTCCATTTAagtgatgagaaaaagaaagacagctgTAGCAACAGAGAGTTTAGGTTAGAGAGAGAGTCATACCATCACCCTGACAGTCCTTACATCAGTGCAGAACAGTTAAATGATCTCGACATGCCAGTCTCACAGCCTGACTTCGCTGACATCTTTGAACCTCTGTCTGATTCCAACAAGTCAAAGtccaggacaaaacaaaccagataCCCTCGAGAGACGTTTTACCTCTGCAGACAGAGAACCAGAGACAGAAGCGAAAGCATCTCCCTGAACAACACCAGGATGTCCAACACGTCAGACGTCAGCGGAGACATTCTGCATCAAAATCTGGGAGACCTGCTGGCGAACAAGCTGCCGATATGGCTGTCTAACGACGTCAGCACTGTTGATACCGAGGTTCACTCCCTGCTCAGGACTCCCAATAGGGAGACATCGGGCAAGGGGACAATGACAGAGGATTCTGAGACTGTCACAACTGAAGCCTCTCCAG GAAGAGTCTTAACAACGGTGACGAACATGATGACAACCCCAGACTGtcaaaggagaggaagaaccAGGAGACGTGATGGAGTCGTCAGCTACAAGGAGCCACTGCTGAACAG CAAAATGAGGCGTGGAGATCAGTTCACCGACTGCATGTTCCTCAGCTCGCCAGTTTTTAAAgacagcaagaagaagaagaggctaAAGAAAAGTGACAAGACAAAGCTGGAACAAACTGTTTTAATGGcatga